Proteins encoded within one genomic window of Panicum virgatum strain AP13 chromosome 1N, P.virgatum_v5, whole genome shotgun sequence:
- the LOC120654358 gene encoding ferredoxin--NADP reductase, leaf isozyme 1, chloroplastic-like, which yields MAAVTAAAVSLSSFPAAAKAAASTSSPSSCSITYPRRSAARAVRVQVSTTETAEAGAAPVKTEKISKKQDEGVVTNKYRPKEPYVGRCLLNTRITGDKAPGETWHMVFSTEGEIPYREGQSIGVIADGVDKNGKPHKLRLYSIASSALGDFGDSKTVSLCVKRLVYTNDQGEIVKGVCSNYLCDLKPGAEVKITGPVGKEMLMPKDPNATVIMLATGTGIAPFRSFLWKMFFEKHDDYKYNGLAWLFLGVPTSDTLLYKEELEKMKEMAPDNFRLDFAVSREQTNAAGEKMYIQTRMAEYKEELWELLKKDNTYVYMCGLKGMEKGIDDIMVDLAAKDGIDWIEYKKQLKKGEQWNVEVY from the exons atggccgccgtgacCGCCGCGGCCGTCTCTCTGTCGTCCTTCCCTGCTGCTGCCAAGGCGGCCGCCTCGACGTCGTCCCCGTCGTCATGCAGCATCACGTACccgcggcgcagcgccgcccggGCGGTGCGCGTGCAGGTGTCGACGACGGAGACCGCtgaggccggggcggcgccggtGAAGACGGAGAAGATCTCCAAGAAGCAGGACGAGGGTGTGGTGACCAACAAGTACAGGCCCAAGGAGCCCTACGTGGGGAGGTGCCTGCTCAACACCAGGATCACCGGCGACAAGGCGCCGGGGGAGACGTGGCACATGGTCTTCAGCACAGAAG GCGAGATCCCTTACAGAGAAGGGCAGTCCATTGGCGTCATCGCCGACGGCGTCGACAAGAACGGCAAGCCGCACAAGCTCAGGCTCTACTCCATCGCCAGCAGCGCCCTCGGGGATTTCGGCGACTCCAAGACC GTGTCGCTGTGCGTGAAGAGGCTCGTGTACACCAACGATCAAGGAGAGATCGTCAAAGGAGTCTGCTCCAACTACCTAT GTGACCTGAAGCCCGGCGCTGAGGTGAAGATCACAGGGCCAGTCGGCAAGGAGATGCTCATGCCCAAAGACCCCAACGCAACAGTCATTATG CTGGCGACGGGTACCGGTATCGCCCCCTTCCGCTCCTTCTTGTGGAAGATGTTCTTCGAGAAGCACGACGACTACAAG TACAACGGCCTGGCCTGGCTGTTCTTGGGAGTCCCGACGAGCGACACCCTGCTGTACAAGGAGGAGCtggagaagatgaaggagaTGGCGCCGGACAACTTCCGGCTGGACTTCGCGGTGAGCCGGGAGCAGACGAACGCGGCGGGGGAGAAGATGTACATCCAGACGCGGATGGCCGAGTACAAGGAGGAGCTGTgggagctgctcaagaaggacaACACCTACGTCTACATGTGCGGGCTCAAGGGGATGGAGAAGGGCATCGACGACATCATGGTCGACCTCGCAGCCAAGGACG ggATCGACTGGATTGAGTACAAGAAGCAGCTCAAGAAGGGCGAGCAATGGAACGTCGAAGTCTACTAA